GAAGACCAGTTGGTGGAAATCGATGACCATGAAGAAGAAGCCGAAGGAACTGACGGACAAAGGGGCAGGGTTGGAGAATGTGCAGTTGTCCACGGACAAAACGGCGGCCCAGGAAAACAAACATCCCAATCTTATCGAGGATAAGGAATACATGGACCCCAAACTGGAAAAAGGATTTAACGAGAAAAGCACGCGCAGGAACCTGAAAATCTCTCGCTCAGGACGTTTCAAGGAAAAGCGCAGAGTACGGGCTACTTTACCGGAGAGCCCCAAATTTTTTGAAGGCAACGCGAATGGAAATACAAATGAAGAAAACTAGTGCAAAGTACAATTTCTAAAGGCGTCGTCGGTTCGCGTATATTTAAAGACTTGTCAATGGACTCTAATGGGAGATTGTACAGCCCTTAATTTAATAGTAATTAACAAAAGCTGAAATTAAAGTGTCAATTTATATTGCCTTGAATATTTCATGAATTATACGTTAAATATTTATTTGTTGCAACGTAGATACCTACTGCTTTAGATTGATTTTTACGGTTCCTGAATTCTTTCCCCATCAGGTGCACAGACTGGCAGTGAAATTCACAGTGTGTTAGAATGATGAAGAAACGCTTGTTCTGatttggagaaaaaaagattctagTTATTAGTTTATGTTGAGAAAGATACCTTTAGCAAACACTTCGTCTGTGGCTGTTATGAAGCTTGAAGATTACAAACAGCGTCAACTCCCGACCAAGGCATTGTTTATATTGGAGATTAAAAGGAGTTGagcttttttaataaaaagaaatattttcaAGAAAATTCAGATCTGGATCGTTTCATATTTGCTGAATGccgtttttttgttttcttttgaaaGGTTCACACAAAGGCGGCAAGgtgtccgtcccccccccccccccccgtccccccacaAAACACACTTCTTCTGGCCTATTGTAAAAGTTAATCATTAGCGAAAATGTAGCGTAAGGCCGAAATGCAACACAGTCATCCAACACATAGGACCTTTTCTTTAGAGGATACTGTGCTTGGAGCTTTGCCACAGAATTTGAATACATACTTTTGGATCGGTTTCAATCACTATTTAC
This DNA window, taken from Heptranchias perlo isolate sHepPer1 chromosome 2, sHepPer1.hap1, whole genome shotgun sequence, encodes the following:
- the LOC137333745 gene encoding proline-rich protein 15-like — protein: MADGGKTSWWKSMTMKKKPKELTDKGAGLENVQLSTDKTAAQENKHPNLIEDKEYMDPKLEKGFNEKSTRRNLKISRSGRFKEKRRVRATLPESPKFFEGNANGNTNEEN